The Eretmochelys imbricata isolate rEreImb1 chromosome 26, rEreImb1.hap1, whole genome shotgun sequence genome contains the following window.
ACTCCGGGGTTCTGCTCCTGTCTCTACCTTCTGAGtgcatgactttgggcaaatccCTTTGGAACAACATTTTTGAAAcggcctcagtttttgggtgacCTGCTGAAGAAACATAAGGGTTGGTCAGCAGAGGTTCTGAACACCCCTGGCTTCCCACTGGCATCAGTGGATCTCAGTTTGGGCACCTAGAATTAGAAGCTGCCAGGTTTGAAATGTTTGGGCCTTAGGTTCCCTGTGCCTCCTTTTGCCTGTCCGCAAAACAGACACAATGatattaaccaatttatttgagcatgagctttcgtgagctacagctcacttcatcagatgcataccgtggaaactgcagcagactgctgcagtttccacggtatgcatctgatgaagtgagctgtagctcacgaaagctcatgctcaaataaattggttagtctctaaggtgccacaagtactccttttctttttgcgaatacagactaacacggctgttactctgaaacaatgatATTAGTTATCAGCCCAGAGTGTGGTGAGGGCCAGTGAGTCCCTGTTTGTGAAGTACTATCGAGGGCGCTATAAAAGTGCAATGTGTCCTTACCTGAAGTCATCTTCTGCTTTTCCCTCAGCTCTGAGTGTCAGAGAGCTGTTGTGTGAGGGGTTTTCAGAGACAAACTCCCTTTGCCCGGGCTCACACCTCCAACCAATGGCTAATCCCAAATCTGGGTGCAGTTACCTCACGGCCACCTCTTGCTTCACAGATGGCTGCTGCAGGCCAGATTCCTTAATTCCACCTTTCCCAGGTgcatccccacctccccccacaggcaGCCACATCAAGGACCTAAACCTGGAGCAACTGGCTCTCCCTCTGCCTCGGACTTAAAAAGAGCCATGAGGGGTTTCAGAGATGAACCAGGGCACCACAGAgactggatttaggggcaggcaacccaGGTCACTGCCTGGGGTGCGGGGCTTGGGGGCGCTGGACTCGGGAAAATAGAACGTTTGAAGTcacatgtttcaggtattccgtgCGTGGATTCATTTTTTACTGttctcctagaatgttctgggcCTTTGTAGAATCttatggaaccttccagactttctgagaacgaCATTTTCCTCAAACCTCCTAGAAAGTTGTCAGCCAGGCCCTCGCGGGCATATGAGGGGTGAGGCGTCGCCAGTCAGACAGTGAGGTAGAAGTACAGATTGACAGATCCTAGCGTGCAAATTcattgtcttatatgacagggataaatcatgcatgcaaattgtgcatgaaataaaaaataaggtattcaaacgtttaacaaatggagggagaGGGGTGCTGAAGACACTCCTCGCCTGCTGCACCATTTcgtctagggccagccctggcagtgggggaggatgATGACCAGGAATAACGGGATGTGATTTGCTGGGAGCCATGGCCAGGTTCATAGGCTCCGACTTTCTAATTTCCACGGGGGTGCTTGACCCttgctccgccccaggccccgccccccttcacccctttcccccaaggccccagcccacccGTCTCTTCCCATCCTCCCTGCCCCCgcaccacctcttcccaccccattccgcccctcccctgagtgcgccctgccctggctccgccccctcccccgcagcgcctcctgcacgctgctgaacagctgatcgcagcaggcaggaggcgctgaggtggggagggggagaagctgatCGGCGGGgccgctggtgggtgctcagcacccactatttttccccctgggtgctccagccctggagcacccatggagttggtgcctatggccAGGTTCCCCTCACACCCCAACCAGCCACAGCTAGGGAAAGAGAATGCTCTGATCTGCTTCCAGTTCATCATGTGGTTCTCTCATGCAGCCTACTAGCTCAGTAAACCACTTCAGACTGCTCACAATCTCAGGGGCTAGGATCAGACAGAGCTGGGGGCCGTGGTGTCGGGGAAGGAGATTCTGAGCTACCAAGTTAGGCTACAGTTCCAGAGCGTGGGGATGACTGGATCCGCAAAGTGCCAAAAAACCATGAGATGGGCTGTGATCTAGTGGAAAGAGCCTGGGACcatgagtcaggactcctgggttctgttgtcTTCAGCCAGGCCTAGAAGGGGTAGTGCAAGAAAACCGCTTGGGAAAGTTTGTTTTGGGGGGAATTTCTAGTCCAGTTTTGCAGACCCAAGAGATGTAGATAGTTTGGAGAAACATCAGAACTTTCAGGTGGATATCTGAGCCGGTCACGAATACTGAACCTTTCCCCCAGGGGAGAATAAAACTCTCAGAGGTTCAAATTCACCCAGAACCACGTCTGTTGATCTGAGAGCAGAACTCTGCAACCCTCGCTCGCATCAGCGAGCCTTACTAACCCAAATCACTTCCCTTCTCagggcctctgtttcccctcccatccttcatctgtcttgtctacttaggtTGTAAGACCTTTAGGGCCAGGATTGTCTgctactatatgtttgtacagtacctagcccAAAGGGGACCTAAAATTACTTGGGACACcaaagctgtgtctacaccacgGGGACTATAGAGGCATAGCTTTTGTGCTGTAGCTACTCCAACATAagcctgtagtgtagatgcactAAAGcgacggaaggggtttttctgttgctgtaggaacACTGCTTCCCAGAGTGATGGTAGCTACGTCGACAAAAGCATTCTGCTGTTGACTTAGCTGCATCTACCCCGGTGATTAGCTTGGCATCGCTATGGCACTCCACTGTGTGGATTATTCCCACCCCCAAGAGTTGCAGCTATGTCGACttaaaatttaagtgtagaccaggccgtaCATGCTActctaatataaataataaacagtCAGAAGTAGGAATCCCATTGAAGTTGGCAGTTTATGTGAGCAAAGGTTGCTGAGGTAGGTAGTTTGCAAAGAATATATCTTTTGGTAATGTGCAACATTTTAGGGATATTTtgcaaaatttattaaaaaagaacaCTCCAAAATTGAAGCTATTTTCTTAGGAataccttttccttttcttttttatttggcTTTAAAAAATAAGAGACAAAAGTCCATTAACATTGACATCAAGCAGgtcaggaaagaaaagaaaatcaatttaGGCTATTaatgaaagtgaaaaataaatgtgtaaaaaatGTAAGAAGCAGAAATCATAAatcatatttttttcattaatataATTAATCTCTTCCCAGCCCTGGAAAATGTTTCAAGAGATTCATATTTGATTGATTGTTAACAGAATGTGAAACATGATGTTTTATATTGTATTGTTTTTAGCAACCAAGGCCCTGAACCTCCAAACACATTTAAGTTAAGCATgtttgtgtttgcaggatcgggcttaatttattaatttaaaaatggcacacacaaaaaacctcttttttaaaaaaaatagaccaCATGTTCCCACTGCATTATGCATGATCATAATATaaacaatatttatattgtaGTCGGAATGCACAGAGAGCCAGCAAATTGCAGTTACCCAGTCATCTTTGGCACTGGATTGAAGTCATTCAATTAAAGCAAAGGCTCTTTTTTAAAACGGAAACCTTACAAAGAGATGAAATATTCCGATTAGTTAAAATCTCATGTTATGAACAATATAGAGCATACACAAATGCATGGTTCATGATATATTAAAATTGTGGTTTACCAATGTTTTCCCAAAGAACATCATAATAAGgtgtttcttattttcttacTAATTGCCATTAGGGGGTTTCTTGCACATTCCTCTGATACCTTGGTTCCCCTGACTGGCCTCAGTCAGAGACAAGATGCAGTCACTGCTAGGCAGAGTTAGTGCCTACAAAGCCTAGTAGCTGAGGTGCCTTCAGCATTTGCCTAGGAGTTGTGGCAAACCTGGCACTCCACTAGTTCCTTAGTGTTTTGTTGTACTGCAGAAAAAAGGTTAATTAATAATAGACTGGATGAACCATTGTGCCATTTTGTCTTGGTTCCTATGTTCCTAGGTACTGATCCTCTAAATGCTTATACATGTAACTTCGGTCGTAGGTAAAATTACTcctgtgcataaatgtttgcagaattgaaCCCTACTTTTCTTAACCTTTTTATAATAATGTAACAAATCTATGACAATTCATTATTTTACCACATGGCTCCCTACTGGTGACAGTGTGGGAACAGAACACGTCCTTTTGTAGTCTCCAACTACTTGAGCTCAAGCTAAAGGAGATTCTTCACTGGCTATTAACAGTATAGGTCGTATGATATGCGGTTGAGCCTTTCCGATTCTATTCAGTAGAGGAAAGGGGTACAAATATACACAAGCCTGTTGCAGAAAAGAGATGATAAAATACATGATGGATTATTGCAAAGGATAATTGTTATACCACTGACATGGTGAACGGTTTGTACTAGCTTCGTATGAACAGCAGATAGTTTGGGCATGCCATATTAAAAGGAATTTGTGGGGGTCTCACTTAAAGTGATTCATGCTAGTGAATTAAGAAGATTTCACATCTATTACATGTTTTTAACCTGCCATTTATCCAAGGTTAAGATTATGAAGTTGCAAAGTGGAATGGTACATAAGGCAatgacaaggagtacttgtggcaccttagagactaacagatttatctgagcataagtgagctgtagctcacgaaagcttatgctcagataaattggttagtctctaaggtgccacaagtcctccttttctttttgcgaatacagactaacgcggctgctactctgaaacaaggcaATGACAGTCATTTTCCCAGCTGGtctaaatcagtgtagctccattgatcgAGCCTGCTAGTTGGAAATGCACCACCTACTCTGCACAACTTTACAATAGACTACATAGCTAGAGCACTTAAAGCAATTATATCCTTGATAGAGTTTGTATCTATCAGACAAGACTATGCATTCTCCAAGATGCTTTCTTAAATCACCGTGGTGGATTGTCTGAAGGCAGGAAAGATTATAATAATGTACTATATTTACAAAGatctataaaaaacaaacaaacaaaaacaacccactTTGGAGTAATGCTCAACAGAAGGCCTCAAAATATAAGTTGTTCAGTACAAGGTTTTATCAGAGTGGGAATACATATGagcacaaaaataaaacattttgtattCTACATTATATTACAAAGGCGGACAGTCAATAAATAGATCAATAAATAATGGGAAGCACAGAAGGGTTTGTGTGGATGGAGGTGAAACTGGTTTCAGTTGGTGCTCGATAAAGTCTTTTGTGTTCATTCCCATGAAGTGTCAGAGTCAGTTCTTTCAAAGACAAGTCTCTTATCACTTCCAGTGAAGATAACTTTGCCTTAAAAGTGTAGAACAGATGCAGGACAGTACAGTAGGCGCTGGTGGAGGCTGGGGGAGTCAACGTCACTTACACTTCCCCAAGAATCTGACAAATTTGCAGCTTAATATAAATAAAGTGACGGGCCTATTGTTTCTCAGCTCCGACACCTTCTTATCACCATGATTTGTTGCAGAAGAGTGGCGGAAACATGGCATGTGACTCCATCATATATagtttaagtgtgtgtgtgtgcgggagcAATGTCTTTATGAATTGACAACTTCAACACGTACAGAAAGGAAAGATCCTCTCTGTGTAGTTGGGGTGGAGGGATTTCCTTTTCTGCCTAGGTTTAAATGGACTAAGCACAGTGTTACTTGCCATTTGAGTTGGATTATATAGATTTAGTTATACATAACCTATTAGCCACCTGGGGGCAGGCTCCCAgccggtgtaaatcagtgtatctTTGAGGAGTTCAATAGAgctactatacagatttcacccaGCTAAAGACCTAGCCCTTGATATGCAACATGCATCAAATGTGGAATTTTACATCcaaagtcagcagcactgctatatACAAGGGATTCGATAATAAACAAATGGTAGAAGCATTTCTTGCTTTGTGTAACAGCAAAGGGGCAGTCTGCCAGAGCATTGCCCCCGCCTGACATTGCAGATAGGCAGTATTTGGTTGAGGAGGGTTAGAAGAGGggaaatttcctttcttttcatGGCTTCCATCCCTCTCTTTGGATACTGCTAAACCATCCCTGCtaaaatggcttttattttaaTCCCAGGTTGGTAAAGATATTTCTTAAAGAGCCacggtaaatttttcaaaagcaactaaattacttagaagcctaagtccactgaggggagggatagctcagtggtttgagctctagcctactaaacccagggcttgtgagttcaattcttgagggggccgttcagggatctggggcaaaaactagagattggccctgctttgagcagggggttggactagatgacctcctgaggtcccttccaaccctgagattctatgactcTTAATGGGAGCTGATTTTGCCAAATGTTTTACTTGGTTATTTGACAAAGACTTTATCTCTCGAACTTAGCCAATTATTCAGTCCAAACACTCAAGTGGGTGTTACATCAGGTTCACAGTTTCACTGACTGCAAATTTTAATGTGAACACAGTCACCGCAAAAACTGGTTTCACTGACTCCAAACACATCAGCAAGGAATTATTTTCTGCTGAAATGCAATGAAAAGTTAGAGCATAAATACTCAGGAACATCCCTGAGAATCAAATGCTAacttgggcttgtggggggaagggagggatgggAATGCACCTATCAGAATATGCCATAATATAAAGCATGTAGCATATCACTTTATTATGTTCATTCAGTTCATGTTTTAATCCCTGCAGTGGGGATGCATTTCAAACAATGTCCTTGTGACCACaacacatatttttttaaagaaataaaatccaTGAATGTTACTCCATGGCATTAAGGCTGTTTATTCTGgggcaaaaaaccccaacaacccagTGATCTGGTTTTTCTTTTTCGTTTTGTTTCTGAAGGAAGCCTCTCCCACAAGAAGCGAAACAGCAAGAAGAAGCAAGTGCTGGAACAAAATATACATTCCGTACAATCATATGACCTGCCTGTTCCCTGTGACATGAAACATACAATTATCTGTACACGCCTCATTAAATAACCTTATTAAATAGGAAATGCAAAATGTACAAATTTACAGACTGAATTATTAAATACTCCCCTGGTGCACGCACGGGGCATGCATTCCTTTCTACTATCGGCAGCCACACTCTGCAACTGCCATCCCCTCATATTTGAACTTGTAAGTAACCACCCCTGCGTCTAAGTAGAGGATGGAGATGGGATCAAGCTTGGTAGGTACACAGCAGGCTTTGGAAGCTTTCTGAGGATTTTTCAGGTGAACCAAAGTCTGGACAATGGCGTGTTTAGTTGGCGTGACGTGTTCAGTTAAAGGGTAGGAGCACACTCCGCGGCACTCGTAGGCTTCGTATCCCGTCGGGGCGATGATCCAGGAATCCCAGCCAATCTCCTTGAAGTCGATATAGAGTGGAGTCCTTTTGCAGTAGTTGCCCTTGGCATTCCTCCGGATACGGGCTGTGGAGTCATAAATGATGTTGGAGCGCATCTGGAGCAGCGCCTCTTCACCGGGCCCATTGTGGAAGTTGCCCATGCCCAGCTTCTCCAaatccagcagctgctcatggtCTATCATTTCGTCCAGTTCCTGCTTCTCCTCTTTATTGTCATTGCTCAGGTCGTCTGAGAACACAATCAACAGAGGCACGTGCTTGGCCTCGGAATTGATGTCAATATCGAGTTTCCCCTCTCCGTTTGGCTCCTCCCCTTCTCCGCTCTCTATCTGCACCTCTAGCCTGTGAGTGGTCAGCTCTAACCTACGCCAGCGCCTCATGGCATCTGTGATATCAAAGGTCTCCCACTCACTGTTGGTGCCGTAGATCTGCCTGGATGCAAGTGCCAccatttttctctcctctccttctctccccgcATGGTTGTTCTCCAGTACTTCAAAAATGGTGACTTTCCTATCTAGCCCATCATAGAGTATTCTGTCCCGCTCCACCAGTGTGTAGagtctcagctctgccatggTGATCTCTTCATGGTGAGGGATGGAAACGTTGAAGAGAAGAGGGTATTTCCGGATTCCTGTGATACCAATAGGGTGGGAAGTCAGATCTGGAAATGACAAAGATCAACACAAATAAACACTTTGGAACTGAAAATATTTCCAGCAGAAATATTCATGCATGGAACTCAGCCTTGCATGCCTTGCATTCCTTGGTTTCAGTGTGAACAGTTACGGGAAAATGATAATAAGTAGGAATAATGGATTGTCACACAACATTTTATTCATGTCATCAGTGAGGTGGATGGTTTGTATTGGGTCTTCAAGGAAAACAAGGTCAGATCATGATAATGGCAATGAACTTGGATTCATAGTTCTCTTTCTTCCAACGTGGCTACCCAAGTGCTTTATAAAAGGTCCTTCCTGATTGTACAAATTATTGTATATAGGAATCGCTTTGCCCACCACTGAGATGAAGCCACCTCTGGAGCACAAATAGAGCAGCTGTTTAACATGTGAATATCACCATTACACAAAATcttaggacaggaaatgaagaagaatACTATATCCAACTGAAGGGACATGGGGGATTGGAGATGGGCAGAATGACACATACACTGTTTCTGCAGCAAAAGTAGGCTGCATTTGTATCTGTTTATCTTTCTGTCTGTTAAGAGGGGATCTATCTTTCTATGGAATATCTACTAGATCCCCTCATAAATAGTGTGATCTCCTTTACCTTCAATTGATCCTCTTTACAGTGCCACACTCCTCAGGTATACATGGTGAATTTGTATCTTCACTGGTGATCTGGTACAACACATTAAAATCCCTACTGCTGTCTCTGATGAAGTGTTGCATAGATCGCCCAGCAGAAACAAATGATACCATAAGCTTCCACCAGTGTCTGAAGACTGCAGCCACCAAGGAAAGAGACAAGTTGTTTAGGGTGATGCAAAGGCTTATAACTAGGAGGAAGTTaggtcttgatccaaagcccactgaagccatgGAAATATTCCCATTTTGATGTCAATAGGTTTTGGATCTGTCTTGAAAGGAGCAAAAGAAAACTGTTGTACTTACTTAGGAGCTTTTGAGAGTATTAATTAATCAAATGTATAACAAGCaaataatctaatctaatctatctatctctgTTTATACATACACCATCTGCATTTCTTCATACATATAGGACATTTAGAAAAATGTCTGTATTTATTGCTGCATTTCCCTAATATCAATAACAACTCTGAAACCAGATTAGGAAATGTAGATTTAGCAAGCATGCCGACAAGGGCAGAAGGGATGGACTGCATGGAACCTGTACATTTTCCCATCTCTGATTTCTATGACTCTGGGATTGATATATTTATGGAAACATTTGGTTGACAAAGCTACAAATATTGGCCCTGAGCTACCAAAGCACTTCAGCaaatgaatagtcccattgactttaatgggacttcaGTGTTTTCTGATGTTTGCAAACCCATctgttgtttaaaaagaaaaaaatatcaaagagGCCAAACAAGAGAGGTCCTGTTTGCCCtctcttcccattgactttagttggGAGTTTGAAAGCACTCAGAATTTGTCTCCATGTCTAGTAAGCATGACTCACTTCAAAACTGGAAGTGGCATCAGAACTTAGTGTGACCTCGAGGACTTCCCAGCCTGCAGGATGCTGGAGAACAAGTCCACTGTCATGGTGACATGTATGGGGTGGGGAAAAGTCAGCTGACTGCATAGAAGATGGACATGAATAATTCATTGGAAGGGGGTAGGGACATGCTCTTGTGGGAAACTGGGCGTGTCACTTCCTGATTAGAGAGAAACATAAGGCAGGATGGGTGTCCAGCCACAAGACTGGCTAAGCAGGAAAACTCAAAGGGTCAAATTCCCCTCTCATGATTACCTGTATATCCTCACTGGTGTCAATGAGGACGCACTGCTGTCCGAAGGAGGAGGATTTAGCCCGGAAAAGTTTATTTAACTTTTCAAGTCACGACCACATTAGAATTATACCTGCAATTGAGCCAGGCGGCTCCAGGAGCTAAAACTGCGAATGAACAATCGTCATAAAGTCCTACTGCTTCCACCCATTCAATTTCCATTATCATCTTCTGCTGACACAAGCAGATAAGTATAAAGATTGCAGTGTGTGATCTGTTCCATCTCTTCTATCAGTATAATTGCAAGCGCTTTATTTTTAACCATACAAAAGGCCCATAAAACATAAAATCCAGGTCCCCTAGTTGTTACTGACTTTCTAGACATACAAAGGAGAGGCAATTAAAATAAACCCTCTGTACTATACATGTGCATATGGAGAGCATTTGTGTTATCATATGAGTATCTGAATCTATGCTTCTGGACTAGAAGAAAGGACAGGAACCTGCCGAAAAGGTAGGAAGTTACTCTGAGTTTGACACAGCCATTGCAGACTTCATATAATGATGAAAATGATGCTTGGCCTCTCTGTTGTATTTAAGAAAATGAATGGAACTGTGCATTGTtacatttactaaaaataaaggACGACTGCGAATTTACACTAGTAAAACACATAGGATTTCCCCCTTAGTATACTGTACTTGCCCAATTATAGTCCATTTATATTCCTGATACTTTTTCATCTTAAAATTGCAAGTGTCAGAAAAGGACAATACTCATTACTCCATATTCcttcagggccagattgtgaatgCCTTCTCTACGCCCATGAGCAGTCACTCATCCCATGGTCTTCAGCATGCATAAGTGGTTCGCAATCCAGCCCTCAGTGAATTAAATGTTATCTATATGTTGAAGAAATACACAGTTAAAGTGGATTTGAACTTTAAGGCAGAGCCTTTGAAAACCAGAAACATGTAGCTGGATAAGAATGCACACATCTGAATGAGATATAGATGAGCTCATAGCTAGTCATAGCATCAAGCTGAATTGTCAAATTTAGGTCACATATACTCAGTGATTGCTCTGTTATCTTGTAGTTTTGGACTTCATCAGTAAAACTGAGACTGGCATAATAGAAGAGccatttttatttgaattatCACACATCAAGCTgagttgttaaaaaaaatcaactcaaTCCTATTTGCAAACAGAACGTTTCGCGGAGCATATATGATTTGTTGAAAAGCCTTTTTAATATATCGCCCACATTGTTACTCATGCATGAAGCATAAAGGAATCATCAGCAGCTCGTATGTGAGCCTTAC
Protein-coding sequences here:
- the BMP10 gene encoding bone morphogenetic protein 10, with product MDTVAIQLWATLSLLVHLAACSPIMSLEQSSLEEDVPLFDELLSEQDGVDFSTLLQNMKNEFLKTLNLSDIPLHETPKVEPPEYMLELYNRFATDRTSMPSANIVRSFKNEDLTSHPIGITGIRKYPLLFNVSIPHHEEITMAELRLYTLVERDRILYDGLDRKVTIFEVLENNHAGREGEERKMVALASRQIYGTNSEWETFDITDAMRRWRRLELTTHRLEVQIESGEGEEPNGEGKLDIDINSEAKHVPLLIVFSDDLSNDNKEEKQELDEMIDHEQLLDLEKLGMGNFHNGPGEEALLQMRSNIIYDSTARIRRNAKGNYCKRTPLYIDFKEIGWDSWIIAPTGYEAYECRGVCSYPLTEHVTPTKHAIVQTLVHLKNPQKASKACCVPTKLDPISILYLDAGVVTYKFKYEGMAVAECGCR